The Candidatus Rubidus massiliensis DNA segment ACTCTTTGGGAGAATTAGTTACAACACATCGTTTAATCTTTGCTTTTTCTAAATGCAAAAGCAACTGTTCAACACCTGGCATTAAAGAGATTGGGCCATTTTTCATTAAATCAATTACTATTTCTTTTTTTTTTGCATAAAGAACAGACCAATTCGGTTCTTTTTCAAATAACTGAGGATAATTTTTTTTTAATTTGTTTTTTAAAGCATCAGCAGAATAATGAGCTAATGTACAATATTCCTCAAAATTCCATTCCATTTTTAGCCCATAACTTGCACACATTTTTTGATATGCTAAATAATGAACTTCTTCTGTATTGACAAGTAATCCGTCAAAGTCAAATAAAAATAGATGGAAAGAGTTGATCCAATTCATAAATAAAAAGATAATTATGTTTCTTTAAGCATTAATTGTATTAAATCAATCACTTTAATTATAGGGCGAAATTGAAAAATACGTTAGCTACAGTTTTTTGCTTTTTGCTATTTGGTTGCCAAAACACGTCAAGTTTCTTACAACCTAAAAATAATCATGTGAAGGGAGAATATATTTATCGTTTAGCAAATGAAAAACAATTCGATGTTGAACCACAAGTTTTTTTAGCTAAACCCCAATATCCTTGGGAAAAACAATCCTTTACTCGCCTTCCTTTAATAACAAAAGAGTACTTTCGTTGCAAAGGAAGTTCAATTAATCCAATTCAAGTGGTTCAAAAAAAAGATCAAACGTTTCGATATTTAGATTGTTCAGGGGAAAGGCATAGTTTGCCTCTTCGTGAAAGCCAAGAATTTATCTACCCAGTACTGATAAACTTGTTAAATTTTATTCAGAAAAAAACAGGACAAAAGGTTGTGATTACATCTGGCCATAGATGTCCTGAACACAATATATATGTGGACCCAATCAATGTAAATCACGCTTCTAAGCATATGATAGGAGCAGAGGTTTCATTTTATGTCCAAGGGTATGAAAATACCCCTTTAAGCATAATTGAAATTATTCAGCAATATTACCTTGAAAATAGGATATACAAAGGATTAAAAAGCTTTGAAGAGTTTGCACGCTACGAAAAAGATGATCTAGCTATTTCTACGCAACCTTGGTTAAATAAAGAAATTTTTATTAAACTTTTTAACAAAAATGAAGGGCGCAATTTTGATAATCGCCATCCTTACCCCTACTTTAGCATTCAAGTGAGGTATGATTGGGATAAAAAAGAACGAGTGATTTACAATCACGAGGACGCGGGACGGTATTTAAGAAACTGATGTTTAAATTATTACTTATTTTTACTTTTGCTATTCTTTTACTGGCTTTAAATTATAAAGGAACTTTAAAAAATTATTTTGCTGCTTGGTATTTGCAAGTTCCCTTTCCAAAATACGCAACTCAAGTCTTAGAAAACATTCCTATCAAAATGTCTGATCACATTTTATTAAGCTGTGATATTTATAAACCTAGAGCAAATGGACCTTTTCCAACTATTTTAGCTCGAACACCTTACGGCAAACAAAATAAAGAACATTACTATTCAACTATTGGAAATTTATTTGCGGGCCAAGGATTTGCTTTTGTTATTCAAAATGTTCGAGGCAAAGACCCCTCTTTAGGGGAATTTTATCCTCATAAAAATGATGCTCAAGATGGAGCTGATACAATTGATTGGATAGCAACTCAAACTTGGTGTAATGGCAACATAGCTTTATTTGGCTTTTCTTATCTTGGCACCACCTCTTGGCAAGCATTAAGTCAAACAAAACACCCTATCCAAACATTGGCCCCTTGGTTTTCAGGAAGCAATCCTTATTTTCTTTGGTATAACGACGGCGTAGTTAATTTAAAACAACTCGCTTTTTGGTTGTGCAAATATGGGATGAACCAAGAAAAGGAAATTGCCCATGAGTTAGTTGATCATGCCTTATCTAAGGATACTAATTGGGATGATTTGGACCAAAAGATAAGCAATCAAGTGATTCCAGCTTATAAAGATTTTTATACTCATACAACTTATAATGAATTTTGGGAAAAACTTAGTTCATCACCATTAGATGCACCTGATGTGCCGGTCTTATTAGCAAGTGGTTGGTATGATCGTTTTTTAAAAGCTACCATTGCAGACTTTCACGCTTTAAAACAAGCCTCTCCTGATTCTAAAAAATACCAAAGCTGCTTAATATTGGGTCCATGGACCCATAATCCTACCCAAAAGATAAAGGGATTAAATGACTCTAAAAAAGGGGATTTTTTTAAGCAATTTTCAATCTTGATCGAATGGTACAAAAAATGGATGAGACTTGAATCAAACCTAAATGTAAGTCCGGTCAGTTACTACATCATGGGGCTAAACATTTGGAAGCAAGCAGATCATTGGCCTCCAAACGATGTCCAGAAGAAAGCTTTATTTCTAACGAAACAAGGGACTCTTTCTACATTCTCCTCTTCTGGAAAAGTCCCTTTAATTTTTAACCCAAACCAATTTATCCCAACCTTTGGTGGTAGAATGCTATATGGCAATGGGATAGAAGGACCGCAAGATCAATCATATTTAAGATTAAGAAAGGATGTACTTTTCTTCAAAACGGAACCTTTTAAGGAAGCGATAACGATTGTTGGCCCTCCCAAACTATCTTTGATTTTTGGTAAAATTCCAGCAACATTTGACCTTTCCTGTAAAATCGTTGCATCTTCCCCCTCTGGCGAAAAAAAACTGATCTCAGATAGCTACCAAAGGTTTGAGGATATAGATTCATCCCTTCCGACACCAATTATTTTCAACGACACAGCCTATCATCTACCCAAAGATTATGCTTTAGAGTTAATCATTACTCATAGTGATTTCCCAAGTTATGAACCGAATAAGGAATTGCTATGGGAAGAAAAAGCAGAAATTGAAATTATAACCGGAACTGAAAAAGGTTCGAAGCTTGAACTATTGCTTTTACCATAAATATTGATTGAAAATATAACCGTTTTTTTTTATAGTCTAAGCTAAACTTATCTCTGCCGATGTGGCGAAATGGTAGACGCGGTAGACTCAAAATCTACTTGTGGCAACACAGTGCTGGTTCGAGTCCGGTCATCGGCAATTCACCGGAAACATTTTCAGTAATGAAAGCGTTTCCGGTTTTTTCATTTTTTAACCCATTCGTTTTCTGTAGGATAAGCATCAAAGCAGGGTTCATTCCTTCGGTTCGATACTTTCCATTTTGATAAATCAATTTTCCAGGAAATATCGAACCAAGCATCTTTCGTTTCACTTCCAAAGATGCCATCTGGAAGTAGATATCCATATGAGTTAAAAGACTAATGCCATAGCGGTTATACTTTTCAAAAGCTGTATCAGTAAAGCTTAGATCATCCATATCACGCTTTAATTTCTCGATCTGGTCCAGAGTATGACGCTTGAGACGGGTGTAGGAATCGAGTTCTAATTCACCGGTTACAAATCGCTGCTGATCAAATTTGAGTAGATTAGCTTCATGAGTGGACAGTTGGCTCTTCAATTTAGTAAGTTGCTGCTCCCGATCATCTTCTTTAGCCTTGAAAGTAGATTCCATCATCGCCAAATAAAGCTCGGCAACTTCTGGTTTGGGACGAAGGTTTTGCAAATAATCATCGAATTTTTCATTTACTTCTAAAGCACCTAATCGCATTTTACAACCATGTTGGCAATGGTAATAAGCATATTTGCCACCATTTCCAGAAGATAGACTTCCTGTTAAGTTACGTCCACAATCAGGGCATTTTAGATGGCCTCTTAAAGGTAATTCTTCGCGGTATTTTTCTTTAGCCACTAAATGAGCGTTTTCATTTTCTCTTTGAATTAAAATGCGCTGCACATTTGAAAAGGTTTTTTCAGAAACAATCCCCTGGTGAACACCATCTACTAAGCAAGCTGGTTCCTGATCTGATTCTGGAACATAAATTTTGCCTATGTAAACTGGATTTCGAAGAAGCAATCCAAACTGAGTTCTTCCTATTTTGACGCCCTTCTTACCACATATCTTCCTTACGTGTTCTGCTGTGTATAGTCCTGTGGCGAATATTTCAAAAGCTTCTAAAATCAAAAGAGATTCTTCATTAGGAACTAAAAGAGGAGTTTTTGCAGCGCTATTGTCCTTTGAATAACCCTTTGGTGGCATCCCATAAGGATAATGACCTTCTTTTAAAGCACGTCTAATCCCATCTTTGGTATTGCGTGATCGAATACGATTATCTACTTCAGGTATTGCTATATTAAGCATTTGAAGCAAAAAATTTGAAGGGTTATTAGAAGTGTCGCCATCATCAAGGGACATTACTTCAGTGCCATACTGCTTTAGCTCATGAAGCATTAAAAATGTATTTTGAGCATTTCTTGAAAATCAGCACCATTTTGTAACTAGAATAAGCTCTACTTGTTTTTTATGCTGTTTTAAATAGGCATGTAACCTTTGAAAAGCAGGTCTTTCAAAGGTTGTAGCACTATAGCCATCATCACGATAATGCTCGACAATTTCAAAACCTCGTCTAGTGCATTCTCGACGCAATAGATCTTCTTGATTAGCTAGGCTAAAGCCTGTTTCAGCTTGATCGTCAATCGAAACCCTGGTGTAGATAATGACTTTCTTCTTTTTCTCTTGATTTGAGTATTTCATATTCCAACTCACAAAGGGATCCGATAAACTTTCGAATCTCTTCAATTTCTTCTTTTGTGTAGCTGTTGCCACTTTTTTGTAAAATTTCCCTACATTTCTCCAATGAAAGCATTTAACGACCTATAGACGTTAAACGCTCCTTCGAGACCTTCGATCAGAACGTTAATTTATATCAAACACTCGGCCGCATACCGTAGTTAAAGCCTTAAATTTTACCTTCCATATCTGGCTTTACTGATATGGATTGCTTGATAGAAACAACATTTCCATCTCTGCGTATGATTTCAATGTTCTGGTAATCTTGAGAACGAATGAGATCGCCAATACGCTCACTCAGATCACATTCTCTATTTCCTTCAAATTTAGAAATCGTTCCATTTTTAAAATGAATAGTAACCGATGAGAATTCTTTAAGACGGACAAAGAATAAGAACTTCATTTCCTCTGGTGTCACTTGATTTACAAATGGAAATTTTGGAGCAGTGTAGGGAATGCCCGTTTGTCTCAATAGTTCATTGACATTGAGGTGAATATGATCGGTTAAACCAAACAATTTAGTTGCAATTTGCAGCTCTGAGTAGCTTAAAGGTGCCGCAAATCCATCAGTAAATACCAACAGCGATACAGGTTCATCACACCATCGAGCTATACCAAGATAGTATTCCATTAACGAACATTTTAGCTCATCGCTATAAGGCGCAAAGAAGGCTTGTTTTGTGAGAACAATTCTATCCAGCGGAAAACCGAACTCACGCAAACTATGAATGACTCGAAGCCAAACTTCTTCAAAAAGACTAAATCGACGCCATCCTTTTCCAGAATCTCGAGCGCATTCAATTAAACCAGTGTCATCCCAATGATGGAGAATGCGATGGGAGCATGGAAGATTTTTAGCCATTCTCTCCCGGCGATGCATTTCTTCTGCACCTTTTCGGCAAATAGAAGTTGTACACCAAGTCTGAAGTAGATTCTTAAATGGCTTGCCACGACAAAGCCCGTCGATGATGGAATCTCTATTTTCAGGGTCAAATAGCTTGTTTCTTTCAACTTGTGATTTGACATCTGCAGTTTTTGAAGTGCTCATTGCGAAGTCCTGCTCATTGATTCAAATCTTACACATATGTTCAATTTAAAGCAATAGAAGGAAGTTTGATATCATTACCAAGTTTGAGGATCAGCCTTTCCGTAATGAACAATTGAGATGTTTTGAGTGACGCCTATTTGTGAATCTTGCGTACTAGATTGGCCCAACATATTTTTCCCAAGCCAGATTTGCATGGTAACATTGCCTGATGTTGCCGCTTGCCATTGCATGCGTCTCAGTGCAATCTTTGCTTGATATTGGCCCTTTTTAAGGCTGTCGGAAACCTAGCATAGAGGGTGTCTCGACAACATCCTAAGACAGCTGCTATTTCGTCACCTGTACACCCGATACTGGCAAGCTTTTCAACCATTTCAGGTTGAATGTCTTTTTGAGTCGTCCGATTACTTTTTTTATTTTATTCAAAAGTTCCTCTTTTGCAATACGCATACTCATCAATTTTTATGCTATCTTTTCAATTAACCATTGATTGATATTGAAAAGCAAATCGTCAAAGCTCTTGGGGAGATCATTTTCCCCAATTTTCAACCCATTCAAATAATTTTGCCAATAGGTTCTAAGTTGAGGTAATTCGGCTGTTTTATATGTGATAGGAAGTTTCAAAGGTGTGTCTCGATGGTCAAAGACAGATTTTATAACTAAATTTAAATTGTGAAAAGAGCTGGAAGAGTCGTTTAAGATTAATGAATGTACATCATGAAAATCTTTCATACGACTGTTTAGAAAACCACGATAAACAATCGTTTCTAATTTCTCTGCAAATATAAATTCTTTAGGATAACAAGAAAGCTTCACATGCGACTCAAATATAGCTCCCTTTGTTCCCTTAAGCAAAGGAATCAAATATTGAATTGGTTCCACAATATCTCCAAAACCAATATCTATTGAAAGCTTGCGTTTGATTTCTCCAAAGTAAGCCATTGCGCTGATTTCTGCGCCAGAATAACGCATATGTGGGTGAGCGAGTTGATCCACCTTAACATTTTGGAAAGTAAAGCCATCATCGAGTTCTGTTTTTGAGACTTCTTCGAAGATAAGAGAAAGATCATCCAATCTGTTGCTAACTCCTTTGGCAAGAAAATCTAAGTCTTTAGTTTCTCGACCTAGAGGGATGTATTTAGATAATAACACGTCACCTTTTAAAACAAATCGTTCTCTATAATTCGATTGCGCTAAGCGCACAAGGAATCTTTCTATAATCAAATTTTGCCAAAGATCGGCAGGATCTCGACGTGTTTCTTTAGCAATCAATCGTAAACGTGCTTTAAGGGATTTTTCTAAATCGGTTGTCATGTTGTATAAGACAAAATATAAGGGTTGATATTAACTCGTAAAACTTTTGAGTACTCAATTAATTTCTTAGGGTCACCTTTTTTATCCGTTGAATTGAAATATTGCTTTAAAGATTTAAGAGCGATTTCCTTACTTAAGTAACGAAAAGCATCTACAATTGTCCTCTCTCTATCAAAAATCTGAACGGTATATTCTCCAAGTGCTATTGTTTCTTTTCCAAGGTCAAGGTTCCGCATTCTTACAATATGAGCGTTAGGTCGTTTTGGCGAACGACTGTGATTTGAAACGGCAATCCAGGCTTCACGCATGATTTGATCTGTGAGATCGTAATAGCAAAGAGCTGAAATAAGACAGATTACTCCTTCTGGAATACTAGCTGCTGTAAAAGCTAGATTTTCCCAATCGAAGTCTACTTTTGGTTCATAGGCAGCAGATCGATAAACACCTGGGTAAAGCTTTTCGACGATACCTTTTTTAGCAAAATAGAGGATAGACCATCTTGGAATGCCTTGACCCTCAGCTTCTTTGAGGGTGAAAAAAGGTTGACTGAGCAATTTTTCTAATTTATCTTCATATTTTTTCATATTTTTTAATTCTACAAAATGCACTCATTCGTGTCAAGTGAGTACGTTTTGTGGAATTTACCCAGAAACCAACCCGGAAACACCCAGAAAGCAAAATTTTCTGGGTCGCTTTCCAGGTTCTTTCGAGATGCGAAAGAAACACGGAAATTGACATAGAAATAGATGGAAATCAAAATTTTCTATGTTGGAGAGCTTAGGGTGAAAAATATCAATGACGAATAAAGCCCAACTCCAAGAATTGGGCTTTTGTTCAAAAATCAAGAGCGATGATTGACTTCTGCACCCATCACAATTGATGGCTGTCCATCTTGAATGCTTAAAGCAACAGATGCCGTACCGGTTATAAATTCTAAGAAAGGCTTCCAATCAACTAAATTTAAGCTGAGAATCAATTCTTGCCCTATGGATCTAGCATAAAAGGTTTGCTTGATTTCTATAGTCTCAGATCTCACCTCCTCGTTTTCCACTAAATTGAGAAGGTCTCCTTTTAAAAAGAAGTTGATGGGCAATTTGGTTTGAGCAGTAAACTCAACAGCGATTTCAGGACGATGTCCTTGCATGATTTCATTCAATTCACAATCTTTTAAATTGCAAATGTTAACAATCCGCAAATCTTGGGTGAAATTTTCCCATGGTTTTGAGCTAATAGGAAAATCAGCGGAAACGGCAAAGACATGTCCGCAAACAGATAACAAGCTAAGCGACAATACAAACAATTTTTTCATATACACATTCCTTTTACTACAAATGTAGTATTTAAAGTTAAAAAAACACACTGAATTTTAGAAAATCCAAAACCTCCCTAAAAGAACCAGTAGAAAAGCTGTTCCGATTGCCAAAGCAGAACAAATGTAGCGTACTTTTCTAAAACGCATAGATTTGGGCTTGAGAAGAATATCAACACGTTTATGGACGGTACGTTTAGTAAGGTGATTAGCAAAAATATGAGTTGGAGTATTTATGGAGTGGCGGACAGATTTACAAATAGCAGAAGCCAGGTCATTGGGATGTACTCCGTATTTTTCACAGTTGAGATCGCATCCAACTTCTTGACCTTCTTCAATACGTTTATGTAGCCATTTTGTAGGCACCCACCAAAAAGTGGATTCTATTAAATCTAAAATCAAGCGCACTAAGCTGTCTTTATGCCGAATATGTTCTATTTCATGCGCTAAAACGGCTTCATATTCTCTTCGAGAGAATGCCTTCAATAGCTGCTCTGGAACATAAACATTATAAGAAGTTAATCCTGCAACAAATGGCGATCCGCCAAGGCTTGATGAAGTCAAAATTTGCAACC contains these protein-coding regions:
- the ycjU gene encoding Beta-phosphoglucomutase translates to MNWINSFHLFLFDFDGLLVNTEEVHYLAYQKMCASYGLKMEWNFEEYCTLAHYSADALKNKLKKNYPQLFEKEPNWSVLYAKKKEIVIDLMKNGPISLMPGVEQLLLHLEKAKIKRCVVTNSPKELVDVLKVKHKVLQTIPHWFTREDYTEPKPHPESYLHAIKKLHSENERIVGFEDTPRGITALLKTPAQPVLICTTKYPEISEFKKNGVFHFNTFEDINDSSFG
- a CDS encoding Peptidase M15; this encodes MKNTLATVFCFLLFGCQNTSSFLQPKNNHVKGEYIYRLANEKQFDVEPQVFLAKPQYPWEKQSFTRLPLITKEYFRCKGSSINPIQVVQKKDQTFRYLDCSGERHSLPLRESQEFIYPVLINLLNFIQKKTGQKVVITSGHRCPEHNIYVDPINVNHASKHMIGAEVSFYVQGYENTPLSIIEIIQQYYLENRIYKGLKSFEEFARYEKDDLAISTQPWLNKEIFIKLFNKNEGRNFDNRHPYPYFSIQVRYDWDKKERVIYNHEDAGRYLRN
- a CDS encoding hypothetical protein (Resolvase, N terminal domain) — translated: MKYSNQEKKKKVIIYTRVSIDDQAETGFSLANQEDLLRRECTRRGFEIVEHYRDDGYSATTFERPAFQRLHAYLKQHKKQVELILVTKWC
- the cocE_1 gene encoding Cocaine esterase, which produces MFKLLLIFTFAILLLALNYKGTLKNYFAAWYLQVPFPKYATQVLENIPIKMSDHILLSCDIYKPRANGPFPTILARTPYGKQNKEHYYSTIGNLFAGQGFAFVIQNVRGKDPSLGEFYPHKNDAQDGADTIDWIATQTWCNGNIALFGFSYLGTTSWQALSQTKHPIQTLAPWFSGSNPYFLWYNDGVVNLKQLAFWLCKYGMNQEKEIAHELVDHALSKDTNWDDLDQKISNQVIPAYKDFYTHTTYNEFWEKLSSSPLDAPDVPVLLASGWYDRFLKATIADFHALKQASPDSKKYQSCLILGPWTHNPTQKIKGLNDSKKGDFFKQFSILIEWYKKWMRLESNLNVSPVSYYIMGLNIWKQADHWPPNDVQKKALFLTKQGTLSTFSSSGKVPLIFNPNQFIPTFGGRMLYGNGIEGPQDQSYLRLRKDVLFFKTEPFKEAITIVGPPKLSLIFGKIPATFDLSCKIVASSPSGEKKLISDSYQRFEDIDSSLPTPIIFNDTAYHLPKDYALELIITHSDFPSYEPNKELLWEEKAEIEIITGTEKGSKLELLLLP